One Corvus moneduloides isolate bCorMon1 chromosome 24, bCorMon1.pri, whole genome shotgun sequence DNA segment encodes these proteins:
- the C24H1orf116 gene encoding specifically androgen-regulated gene protein, whose product MPRKELGMAGCSSGSCDSMVSTASDHSQRSDNSYDYLSVEEKECLMFLEETIGSLDAEGDSGVSTDDTDYGEPSKPRKGPVPRDLGNGAPSRDQQCGAEQRSGKSVSASSSSAPAAAPSPGYSSLPRNNPAANGASGSKGSVHTVPAGKPAQEVPKEGRLDQANTGSHTKSVIIQPPDPFQDDLEWSRSPRSDAKGEAAKETKTWTSWGHPGKSTLEEAPQDHDAKRGPPTAPKPRKLPPNIILKTSRNSPMPLATEHNQKVKAAPPPSAASYPSPASDSTAEKGNSGHLDPKEKEKARREALEKLGLSQDRREPSAHLHPHPSETPLPIPGQPAEGSVPGIRQMAFKSNTLERSGVGLGSSISSTKEQNAKSSSSSLGKMSFIERLAPSFLRSGRPRPASLGAGKDFTGLKEQEEQDKSSKRRSHPLPSFPRPPRSAVSVKISPKGAADENRREALKKLGLLKE is encoded by the exons ATGCCTaggaaggagctggggatggctggctgcagctccGGCAGCTGTGACAGCATGGTCAGCACGGCTTCCGACCACTCACAGCGG AGTGACAACAGCTATGACTATTTATCTGTGGAAGAGAAAGAGTGTTTGATGTTCCTAGAAGAAACCATTGGCTCCCTGGATGCAGAGGGAGACAGCGGGGTCTCCACGGACGACACCGACTACGGGGAGCCCTCCAAGCCCAGGAAGGGCCCTGTGCCCCGGG aTTTGGGCAATGGGGCTCCGAGCAGAGATCAGCAGTGTGGGGCTGAACAGAGGAGTGGTAAAAGCgtctctgcctcctccagctcggctccagcagctgctccaagcccaggTTATTCCAGTCTCCCGAGGAACAACCCTGCAGCAAATGGAGCTTCTGGCAGCAAAGGAAGTGTCCACACAGTGCCAGCAGGAAAACCTGCACAGGAGGTGCCCAAGGAGGGCAGGCTGGACCAAGCCAACACAGGAAGCCACACGAAGTCCGTGATCATCCAACCGCCAGACCCCTTCCAGGATGACCTGGAGTGGTCACGCAGCCCTCGCTCAGATGCCAAAGGGGAGGCGGCCAAGGAGACCAAGACTTGGACTTCGTGGGGCCACCCGGGGAAATCCACATTGGAGGAGGCCCCTCAGGACCACGATGCCAAGCGTGGGCCTCCAACTGCCCCCAAACCACGGAAATTGCCACCAAACATCATCCTGAAAAccagcaggaacagccccaTGCCGCTGGCCACGGAGCACAACCAGAAGGTAAAAGCAGCACCTCCACCCTCAGCCGCCTCttaccccagccctgccagcgACAGCACTGCTGAAAAGGGGAATTCTGGGCACCTCGACcccaaggagaaggagaaagccCGACGGGAAGCACTGGAGAAGCTGGGACTGTCCCAGGACAGGAGGGAGCCCAGCGcccacctccatccccaccccagTGAGACGccgctccccatccctgggcagcctgcgGAGGGCTCCGTGCCGGGGATCCGGCAGATGGCCTTCAAATCCAACACCCTGGAGCGCTCCggggtggggctgggcagctccATCAGCAGCACCAAGGAGCAGAAcgccaagagcagcagcagctccctgggcaaGATGTCCTTCATCGAGCGCCTGGCCCCCAGCTTCCTCCGCAgcggccgcccccggcccgcctCCCTCGGGGCAGGGAAGGACTTTACCGgcctgaaggagcaggaggagcaggacaaGAGCAGCAAGAGGAGATCCCACCCTCTGCCCAGCTTCCCCAGGCCGCCCCGCTCCGCTGTGAGCGTGAAGATCTCCCCGAAGGGCGCGGCCGACGAGAACCGGCGCGAGGCGCTCAAGAAGTTGGGGCTGCTGAAGGAATAG